CAGAACGACGCCGTTGGCCGTACAGGCCAGCGCCACCCCGCTCCCGGCGAATCCCTCGCCTTTCCAGAGGCGGGGATACCGGCGGAACCAATCCGGAAGGCGGGCGGTGCGGGCGGCGAGGGTGAAGGCCCGGGGTGCACCTTTCAGAAACGTTTCGAAATCCGAAGCGGGACGGAACAGCCTCCAGGCGAAGAACCTCAGGGGATCGAGCCCCAGGAGGTTCCATCCGTGGAAGGAACGGTGGGGGTTCTTCATTTTTCTGGAACGCGCCCAATCCCGGAAACGGTCGTTGGCGATCAGCCCGACTTCGAAATGCAGATGCGCCCGGCCCCGGGGAATGCGGGTCGAAGACGACGAGGTGCCGATCACTCCCAGGACGTCGCCCGCGGCGACGGCCTTTCCTTCCCGCAGGGACGGATCGATCGAACCCAGATGGGCGTACAGGGTGTAGACCGGGCCCAGGGGGTCGTCGTGGACAAGGACCACATAGTTCCCGTAGGAGGAGTTGCCGGCGACCCGGTTGACATAGGCGGCGGTGCCCCGCGCCACCGCCCGCACCCGGTCGGCGGGGACCCCCCGGCGGTTGTGCTCGCGGGCGGCGATATCCACTCCTTCGTGGAACGCGGGCAGGAACCGCTTCCCCGATTTCACGGTCCGGTAGGATCCGTAACGAGCCGAATCCGGACTGCCGGCGGCCGTGGGTTGGAGTACGCCGGGATCGCGCCAGAAGAGAAGCCGGTTCTGGCCGGTGGGGAACGTGAACTCGGCCCAGCACCCCCCGGACGGCTCCCCCCAGCCCCACGGTTCCGGGACCTTCGAAAAAACCGCCGCGCCCTTTTCGGGGAGAAACGCCGCGGTCCCCGCCGCCGCCGCCGCTACCAGCGCCGAACCCGCCCACGTGGGTATCCGCAGACGCGTTCGTTTCGATGTTTCTTTTCGATACATGCACAGATTCCCGTTCTTGCCCGGGGGAGCGAAGACGGGTAGTATAGCCCGTTCGCAACCGGGAAAAAAGGACGAACCCATGACTTTGAAAGCGGGCATCATCGGGCTTCCCCGGTGCGGGAAGACCACCATATTCAACGCGTTGACCGCCGCCGGCGCCGCCGAATTTTCGGGTGCGGAAACGAACCGGGCGGTCGTGGAAGTCCCCGATTCCCGACTGGCCCCGCTGATCGAGATCTACCGGCCTCCCAAAACGGTCCGCGCCGCCCTGGAACTGGTCGATATCCCCGGCCTCCAGGCCGGGAGCACCGCCGAGGGGGGGAGGGGCAACCGGCTGCTGGCCCATGTCAAGGACGTCAACGCCCTCCTCCACGTGGTCGCTTTTTTCCGGGACCCCGGGGAGATCGATCCGGCCGGAGACATCGAGATCGTCGACCTGGAGATGGTGACCGCCGACGTCCAGACCGTGCAGAACAAGATCGACCGCCTGGTTAAAAAATCCCGGTCCGGGGACAAGCAGGCCCTGAAGGAGCTGGAGGCATGCCGGAAGGTGCTCGCCTCCCTCGAATCCGGAGTGCCCGCCCGCAAACAGGATCTGGGGCCGGCCGAATTGGAGGCCGTGGCGGAATGCCACCTCTCTTCGCTGAAACCGGTGCTGTATATCGCCAATCTCGCCTCCGTCTCCGAGGCGGATGGGGAACAGGTGCTCCGGCTGGCCCGCCTCGCCCGCGGGGAAGGAGCGGAAATGATCGCGGTCGCGGGGCGCGACGAGGCCGACCTCAGCGAACTCGAGCCGGACGAGCGGCGGGAGTTCATGGCGGAGTTGGGCATCGCCGAATCCTCGGTGGAACGGCTGATCCGAGCCGCCTACCGGCTCCTGGGCCTGATTACGTTCTTCACGGCCGGCCCGACCGAAGTGCACGCCTGGACCTGCCGCAGCGGCGACTGCGCGCCCGTGGCCGCCGGCAAAATCCACACCGACATGGAGACCGGTTTCATCCGCATGGAGGTCATCCGCCACGAAGACCTGGTCGAGTCGGGAAGCGAGGAGGCGGCGGCCAAGGCGGGGAAACGGCGGCTGGAAGGCAAGGAATATCAGGTCAGGGACGGAGACGTCGTTGTCGTGCGTTTCAGCAACTGAACCCGCCGCGGCGCCCCCGCCCCCGGGAAGGCCGTGACCGTTTCCCGCCTCCACTCCAAGACCCGGGAACTCGGGGGGGAAAGCGTCCCCCGCCTGCTCATCCGCTATTCCATTCCCACCACCCTCGGTTTCGCCGCCTTCAGCATCTACAACATCATCGACCGCGCCTTTATCGGCAAGTTCGCCGGAAGCGACGCCCTGGCCGGGATTTCGATCACCTTCCCTCTCTTCATGGTCTGCATCGCCATCGGCATGCTGATCGGCATCGGAGGAGGAACCCTGACCTCGCTGCGGCTGGGGGAAGGGCGCTACGACCAGGCGGAGCGGATCCTCGGAACCGTACTGGCCAGCTTCGTCGTCAGCGGCCTGGTCCTGACCGCGCTCGGACAGATTTTTCTCGATCCGCTCCTGCGCCTTTTCGGCGCCGGGCCCGCCATCATCCCTTTTTCCCGCGCTTATATGCGGATCCTGATGTCGGTGATAACCGTCGACTTCATCGCCATGGGAACCAACGGCATGATCCGGGCCGAGGGGAACCCCGCCATCTCCATGGCCATCCTGGGGACCGGAGCCGTCCTCAACGTCGGTCTGGACTATCTTTTCGTCGTCCGCTGGGGATGGGGCGTCGAAGGCGCGGCTCTGGCCACCGCTCTGGCCAAGACGGTCTCCGCCGTCCTCATCTTCCGCCACTTCATCTTCGGCCGGACCCGCGTGCTCACTCTCCGGCTCCGGAACCTCACGATCGATCCCGCCCTGGCCCGGGCGATGCTGTACATCGGGGCTTCTCCTTTCACCCTTCAGTTCGTCTACAGCGTCTTCGTCGTTCTTACCAACCGTTTCCTCCTCCGCTACGGGGGGGACACGGCCATCGGCGCGATGGGAATCATCCACAGCCTTTTGATATTCCTGATGATGCCCATCATCGGCCTCAACCAGGGCAGCCAACCCATCATCGGTTTCAACTACGGAGCCGAAAACTTCGATCGGGTCCTGGCGGCGCTGAAAGCCTGTCTCTCCTACGCCGGGTTCATCGGCCTCGCCGGCCTGGCGCTGGTGGAGTTTTTCCCTCTCGACCTCGCTTCCATCTTCACCCCGGACCCCGTCCTGCGGGCGACGGCCGCCCGGGGCATGAGGCTGATGCTGGCCATGATCCCCCTGGGGATGTTTCAGGTCGTCATCGCCAACTACTTCCAGGCCACCGGTCGCCCTCTGGTCAGCATCTCCCTCAACCTCCTGCGGATGATCATCTTCTACCTCCCGCTTCTGTACCTCCTCTCCGCCCTCAGGGGGTTGGACGGCGTTTGGATGACCACCCCCGGCGCCGACATCCTCACCTTCTCGGTCGCGGCAGCCATCCTTTTCAGGGAGTTCGCCCGGGTCCGCGCTCTGATCCCGGCGGCGCCCCGGGACCTTCTTTGACCCCGAGCCGGCCCCGGGCGCGCTTGCCCGGACAAGAGACCGGGCTTACACTGTTATGAAACGGTGAACTCCGGATGAACAGCCGACAAAATCATTCTCCGGCCCCGGGCGACGACGACGAGGCTATGGGCGGGACCGTCTTCGAACAGTCATACCGGGTGTTGGCGCACGAAGCCGAGGCCGACGGCCTGGCCTCTCCCCTGGCCCTTCTCGACCGGCTCCAGGATGCGGCCGGAAGAGACGCGGCCCGATTGGGAGTCGCGATGGAGGATCTGCTCCGGGAAGGCCGAACCTGGTTTCTGGCCCGCTCCCGCATGCGGATCGAGCGGCGCCCGGGGCGCTGGGAGCGGTTTACCGTCGCCACCTGGGCCTCGGGCCGGGAAGGCTTGTACTACACCCGCGAATTCGTTTTTTCCGACGACGGCGGGGCGCCGCTGGCCCTGGCCACGACCGACTGGTTCGTCTTCGACCTGGCCCGGGGACGTCCCCTCCGGCCCGGAGTCCTTCCCCCCTTTCCCTGCCGGGAATCGCGCCTGCTCCGGGAAACTCCCCTGGGCAGGATCCCCGGGATCGAAGCCGCCGAACCCGGGTATTCGGTCCGGGTGCGCCCTTCCGATCTGGACATCAACCGGCACGTCAACAACGCCCTCTACGTTCAATGGGCGCTGGACACGATGCCCCCGGCTTTTCGGGAAGAATTCAGTCCTTTCCTGATCGAGGCGGCCTACCGGCAGGCGGCCGGAGCCGGGGAGACGGTGGAATGCGCCGTCTCCCCTCCGGGCGAAGATCCGGTCCCCGAACGCATTCACCGGCTGGCCCGAAAAGTCGACGGGACGGAACTGGCCCGGGTGCGCACGATGTGGGGAAAGCGCCCGGTGCCCCTCAGGGCGTGGCCGGCGGCGGCTCGGTAGCGGCGCCCTCCGGGGCCGGAAGATCCTCCGGGTCTCCCTTGCGGGTAATGACGGCGTTGCCCGAGGCCTGAGCTTCCTTGAGCCAGAAGAGCAGCGTGTAAGTCTGCCATTCGCTGGACCAATCGGTGGTCAGATCGGTCACGGTATCCGCTCCCAGTTCCTCGCTTTTTTCCGTCACCATGGAGGCGGCGGAATTGGTGGAAACGGTGTCGCGGAAGAAGTGGTAGCTCCCGGGATCGGACCGGCTTCCGGTGATGAGCGGCATGCACTCGAAACCCAGGAAGTAGATGCCCCAGATATCGGAGTGGATATGGGCCACGACTTCGGAACCCTCGGCGGTGAGCCGGCGCCCGGTGAGATCGTCCGTGGTCTGAATGCTGGAACACCCGCCTGCGATCAGAACGGCGGCGGCCACAACGCGCTTCATGCTCACTATCTCCCGGTTACGCCGTGGACCCGATTCTTGTCCTCCCGGCACCGATTTATGCTAGCATAGCCGCCGGAAGTTGCATCCGATAAAACCTCCCGGCTCCGGAGAAAATCAGGAGGGAAGCTCCTGGAAGCATGAACGGCGGCGCGCACAGGAAAAAACGGATTTTCGGGGCGGCCGTGGCTCTGGCCGTGCTGCTGGGCGTCGGGGTCGCCGTCTTCGTCTCGGTCCGCGGCTGCGGAAACCGGGCGGGCGGGGAAAGTTCAAGCGACCGGGGGGAACAAGACGATTTCTACCGGGCCGAAGGCGGTCTTTGGAAACTGGAAACGCCGCTGCCCATCCTCAGGGAACAGAAATACGTCAGCAGCGAACGGGAACTGGCCGACTACCTGGTCTATGAGGGGCTCCCGGGAGAAACCGTGGTCGTGATCGAGGCCGAGGGCCGCTGGAAACGAGTCGAAGTCCGGGAGGGGAACCGGCCGGGAAGCGCCGGGTGGGCCGATGCCCATCGCCGGCGCGCCGAAAAACTGTGAACTCCCCCTCCTCGCCGGGAAACCCGGCTTCTCGTCCCATCACCGCTTCCATGCTCTACAGCCTGCTCCTGTGTCCCCGCCGTCTCGACCTCGACCTGCACGAAGATCCGGCCCGGCGCGACCCGGAAACCGCCTTTCTGAAACTTCTTTGGGAACGGGGCTCCGTTTTCGAGAAAGAAACGTTGGCGGCGATGGCAGCCCCCTGCCTCGATCTCAGCCCCTGGAACGGCGAAGAGAAGGAACGGAGAACCACCGCCGCCATGACCGCGAAAACGCCTTTGATCTACTCGGGTCGGATCCGGGGACAGGGGCTGCTGGGCGAACCCGACCTCCTGCTTCGAAGCGGCGGCGGGTACGCCGCCGGGGACATTAAAAGCGGGACGGCCGCGCGCGGCGAGGAGACGGGAGAAAACGGGAAGCTGAAGACGCCGTATGCCGTCCAGTTAGCCCTCTATACCGATATTCTCGAAGAGATGGGGGCGGCCGCGGCCGAACCGCCCTTCGTGCTCGATGTCCGCGGCCGCAAGGTCGCCTACGATTTGAACCTCCCGCGCGGCCGCCGCCGACCCCGGAGTTTCAGGGCCGACTACCTCGAAGCCCTCGATCGAGCCCGGGCGATTATCGCGCGACCCGGCGCGACCCGGCCGGCCCTGGGCTCCGTCTGCAAGCTCTGCCATTGGAAGAGCCTCTGCGCCC
The sequence above is drawn from the bacterium genome and encodes:
- a CDS encoding thioesterase encodes the protein MNSRQNHSPAPGDDDEAMGGTVFEQSYRVLAHEAEADGLASPLALLDRLQDAAGRDAARLGVAMEDLLREGRTWFLARSRMRIERRPGRWERFTVATWASGREGLYYTREFVFSDDGGAPLALATTDWFVFDLARGRPLRPGVLPPFPCRESRLLRETPLGRIPGIEAAEPGYSVRVRPSDLDINRHVNNALYVQWALDTMPPAFREEFSPFLIEAAYRQAAGAGETVECAVSPPGEDPVPERIHRLARKVDGTELARVRTMWGKRPVPLRAWPAAAR
- a CDS encoding M23 family metallopeptidase, yielding MYRKETSKRTRLRIPTWAGSALVAAAAAGTAAFLPEKGAAVFSKVPEPWGWGEPSGGCWAEFTFPTGQNRLLFWRDPGVLQPTAAGSPDSARYGSYRTVKSGKRFLPAFHEGVDIAAREHNRRGVPADRVRAVARGTAAYVNRVAGNSSYGNYVVLVHDDPLGPVYTLYAHLGSIDPSLREGKAVAAGDVLGVIGTSSSSTRIPRGRAHLHFEVGLIANDRFRDWARSRKMKNPHRSFHGWNLLGLDPLRFFAWRLFRPASDFETFLKGAPRAFTLAARTARLPDWFRRYPRLWKGEGFAGSGVALACTANGVVLEGRNAAAAELAALEESAAVVTGVDGRALGRNGPRIVVREGSRWRLGEQGERWLSLVLYPREN
- a CDS encoding MATE family efflux transporter; amino-acid sequence: MTVSRLHSKTRELGGESVPRLLIRYSIPTTLGFAAFSIYNIIDRAFIGKFAGSDALAGISITFPLFMVCIAIGMLIGIGGGTLTSLRLGEGRYDQAERILGTVLASFVVSGLVLTALGQIFLDPLLRLFGAGPAIIPFSRAYMRILMSVITVDFIAMGTNGMIRAEGNPAISMAILGTGAVLNVGLDYLFVVRWGWGVEGAALATALAKTVSAVLIFRHFIFGRTRVLTLRLRNLTIDPALARAMLYIGASPFTLQFVYSVFVVLTNRFLLRYGGDTAIGAMGIIHSLLIFLMMPIIGLNQGSQPIIGFNYGAENFDRVLAALKACLSYAGFIGLAGLALVEFFPLDLASIFTPDPVLRATAARGMRLMLAMIPLGMFQVVIANYFQATGRPLVSISLNLLRMIIFYLPLLYLLSALRGLDGVWMTTPGADILTFSVAAAILFREFARVRALIPAAPRDLL
- the ychF gene encoding redox-regulated ATPase YchF, with amino-acid sequence MTLKAGIIGLPRCGKTTIFNALTAAGAAEFSGAETNRAVVEVPDSRLAPLIEIYRPPKTVRAALELVDIPGLQAGSTAEGGRGNRLLAHVKDVNALLHVVAFFRDPGEIDPAGDIEIVDLEMVTADVQTVQNKIDRLVKKSRSGDKQALKELEACRKVLASLESGVPARKQDLGPAELEAVAECHLSSLKPVLYIANLASVSEADGEQVLRLARLARGEGAEMIAVAGRDEADLSELEPDERREFMAELGIAESSVERLIRAAYRLLGLITFFTAGPTEVHAWTCRSGDCAPVAAGKIHTDMETGFIRMEVIRHEDLVESGSEEAAAKAGKRRLEGKEYQVRDGDVVVVRFSN